In Sphingomonas sp. M1-B02, the sequence GGCATCGGCCGAATAGAATTCCTCCGCCGCGCGGCGGGCCAGCCCCTCGTCCGACGTCGCCCTGGCGGCATAAGCGGTGAGCCGCGAATGCCCTTGGCGCAAATTCCGACCGCCGCCGGCGGTGCCGAACTGCGCGACGAAGGCTTCGCGCGAAGCATTGTACCAGCGGCAATAATCGAGCCAGGCAGTGCGATAGCGCGGCACGTCGAGCAGCTGGAGCAGCTCGGCGTTGATCTCGACGGCGCCGAACACGGCGTTGAGGTGCGACAGGCTGACCTTGTCGCCCGGACCCAGGAAGCGCCCGCTCTTATAGTCGAACGGCGCGGTGCCCGCGAGCCAGCCGCGCTCGAGCCGGCCGATACTGTCCATCCCCGCGGCGATGCGATCGCGCCATTTGCGATCGCCGGTTCGCTCCCATTCGGTGAGCCAGGCGCCCGCCAGCACCGACCAGGTGGTGCCGAAGCTCATCTGGATCGTGCCCGCGGGCAGCGGCGTCGGATCGCGGCTCGGGACTTTCCGCCCGATCTCGACGGTCTTCAGCGCCTCCTCGGAGGTTGAAAGCGCGCGCATCAGATCGCCCACCCGCTCGTCCGCGGTCAGATAGTAAAAGATGCGGCGATAGGAGACGTTGCTGACCCGCGGTTGCTTCGAGCTGTCGCTCCAATGCTGGACGCCGTGGCGGGTGCCGAGGCCGGCGAAGCGCCCGGCATGATGGACGTCGACCTCGCCGGTATGCCGGGTCATCGCCTCGGCGAGCCGGAAGGTCTTGGCGTCGCCCGAGCGCAGCGCCGCATACCAGAGCCAAAGATCGGGCGAGAGTTCGCTGTTCGCCCAGGCGAAGCCGCCGATATCATATTTCCATTCGTGGCGATCGGCATCGTAACTGTGCATCACGTCGCCATGATCCCAGAAGCCATACCAGCCGCGGCGATCGACTTCGCCGTCATAGAAATCGATCAGCCGACCGAGCTGGTCCTCGATCCGCGCACGCTGCGGAGTCGAGCGATCGGGCAAGCCCCAGTCGCCGAACACCCCGGCGGCGTGGAGCGTGGCGGGCTCGGCCATCAGCTGCGGCGGGGTGACGGCGCTGCGCGCCATCGCCTGAAGCAGCGGCGTCTGGGGGGTGGCGTCGAGCGCCCAGAGCATCAGCTCGCTGGTACGGGCGATCCCCAGAGGTTCATCCCAGCCTGGCTCATAATCCTCATAGGTGATCTGGAGGCCTTCATTCTGCGCGGCGAAGGTCTCCATGCCCATCGTGCCGTGATAGGGGCGCAGGTCCATCGGCTTGGCGTCGGGCGACCAGAGCCAGGCGGTGAGGCTCGCGGTCTCGCCGGTGGCACCACGAATGTCGATCTGGCCAGGGTGGCGCTGCCAGAAATAGCGGGCGGCGATCGCCGCGCCGCCCTGCGGCGAGCCGACATAGCCGAAGCCCAGCGCGCGCTTGCCCTCGGTCGCATCGATCCAGCCATGGCCGGCGCCGGTGCGCTTGGTGAGGGTGAAGCCGTTAGCCGAAAGCTGCGACAGGCTGAAATCGGACCAGGGCGGGATGCGTTCGAGCAACGCCCCCACCGGCGCAGCCATCTCGGCCACCGGCGGCACCGCCTTGCCCGCCACCTGCGCCTCGCGGAAGGCGGTGCCGGGATCGCGCCGCAGCCCGGTTAGCGGGCGCACCGCTTCGGCGAACATCGCGTCGCTGCCGGTCGCGAGGCGGATATGGCGATCGTGCAGCGCGCCGCGCATCGGCACGTCGGTCGCGATCCCCAGCCCCGAGACGAAATCGGCCTTGTCGACGTCGTAGATAAAGCTGTGGACGATCCGCAGCGCATCCGATCCGGCATAGGCATAGAGCCGCACGATGAACGGCATCACGGTCCGCCCGCCGCCCTGATGCTTGCCCTCCAGCCGGATCACCGCGCGCACCGGCCCGCTTTGCTCGACCACCGCTCGCGCGATCGTCCCCGCCAGCGGCACCCGCTCGCCATCCTCCGATCCCGCGCGCAATTCGCCCAGCAGCCGCGCGTTGGACAGCAACACCCGCCTGCCGCGCCGCGCCGCGCGCACCGCCGCCGTCCCGCTCCGTCCAATCTCCCATTCCAGCCCGCCCATCCGCACGAAGATCGCGTCCGCAGTCTCACGCACCGAAACCGGCGCCTTCGGCACGGCAGGTCTCCCCGCCCCCACGCTAAGCCGGTCCACCCCGCCTTCGCCGGCCGCTATCGCGTGCGCGGTCCATTTGATCGAGCCATCGGGCCAGTAGGCGGTAGGCCAGCTTTGCGAGGGCACCGCCTCGCCCCCGGCGCGCACCGTCAGCGCCTGCCCCTTGGCAACCGTGCCGCGCGGCCATGCCATGCCGAAGGTCTGCCCGGCATGCGCCTCGGGCGCAGCGCCATCGATCCAGCGCACCGGCGCCTCGAGGATCTTGCCGCGTGATTGCGCACGCACCGTGCCGGCCGTGCCGGATGCCGCCGCGATCAGCGCGCTTTGCAGGATCGTCCGCCGACTGACGCGCATCATAATCTCCTAAGGCTTGGAAATGCGGAGGTTCCGCACGCGGATGTGGCTTTTCGTGGTGCGCAGCGCGAACCAGCCGCGCGTGTAGGGTGCGGGGTCGCGCATCATGAAGATTCGGCGCCCGTCGCGCTCGACGGCAATGTCTTGGCCGTTCGCGATCAGGCGGACCTGCGTCCAGCGATTGGGCACCAGCATGTCGGCCGCTCCGGCAAGATCATGCTCCGGCAGCAGCGGACGATCCCCCGCCCGCCCGGTGTAGCGGCGAAAGCGAGTCGTGCTGTTCCGATTGCCGCCGATGCCGACATAATAGGTCGTCAGATCGTCATAGGTCGCAAAGGCGCCCGAACGCCCCGGATCGAGCACCGATCCCGCCTTAGCCTTGGGGTCGGTGGCCATCCAGAAGGCGTTGAGATCGCTGACCTCGTCATTGGCCCCGCCCTCGGACACCGCCATCGCCTCGAACTCAATGGCTACCGGCCCGGTCAGCTCTTGCTTGTGCCAGAGCGACAACCCGGCGGGCGTATCGATGTCGATGACCTCACCGAACGTCACCCGCGCTG encodes:
- a CDS encoding exo-rhamnogalacturonan lyase family protein, encoding MRVSRRTILQSALIAAASGTAGTVRAQSRGKILEAPVRWIDGAAPEAHAGQTFGMAWPRGTVAKGQALTVRAGGEAVPSQSWPTAYWPDGSIKWTAHAIAAGEGGVDRLSVGAGRPAVPKAPVSVRETADAIFVRMGGLEWEIGRSGTAAVRAARRGRRVLLSNARLLGELRAGSEDGERVPLAGTIARAVVEQSGPVRAVIRLEGKHQGGGRTVMPFIVRLYAYAGSDALRIVHSFIYDVDKADFVSGLGIATDVPMRGALHDRHIRLATGSDAMFAEAVRPLTGLRRDPGTAFREAQVAGKAVPPVAEMAAPVGALLERIPPWSDFSLSQLSANGFTLTKRTGAGHGWIDATEGKRALGFGYVGSPQGGAAIAARYFWQRHPGQIDIRGATGETASLTAWLWSPDAKPMDLRPYHGTMGMETFAAQNEGLQITYEDYEPGWDEPLGIARTSELMLWALDATPQTPLLQAMARSAVTPPQLMAEPATLHAAGVFGDWGLPDRSTPQRARIEDQLGRLIDFYDGEVDRRGWYGFWDHGDVMHSYDADRHEWKYDIGGFAWANSELSPDLWLWYAALRSGDAKTFRLAEAMTRHTGEVDVHHAGRFAGLGTRHGVQHWSDSSKQPRVSNVSYRRIFYYLTADERVGDLMRALSTSEEALKTVEIGRKVPSRDPTPLPAGTIQMSFGTTWSVLAGAWLTEWERTGDRKWRDRIAAGMDSIGRLERGWLAGTAPFDYKSGRFLGPGDKVSLSHLNAVFGAVEINAELLQLLDVPRYRTAWLDYCRWYNASREAFVAQFGTAGGGRNLRQGHSRLTAYAARATSDEGLARRAAEEFYSADAGMGMTEGDPRRTLPGGIVEWPGVSTNGASQWGLAAIQTLALVPEALDVVPVPAPRRRGGAGGGD
- a CDS encoding DUF6250 domain-containing protein — translated: MRGDAGRKAKRAIGTACATLLLAVTACAGRPAPLATAASADWTIEAEQPARVTFGEVIDIDTPAGLSLWHKQELTGPVAIEFEAMAVSEGGANDEVSDLNAFWMATDPKAKAGSVLDPGRSGAFATYDDLTTYYVGIGGNRNSTTRFRRYTGRAGDRPLLPEHDLAGAADMLVPNRWTQVRLIANGQDIAVERDGRRIFMMRDPAPYTRGWFALRTTKSHIRVRNLRISKP